The following are from one region of the Trichoderma breve strain T069 chromosome 5, whole genome shotgun sequence genome:
- a CDS encoding plasma-membrane choline transporter domain-containing protein, translated as MVDVGLDSQEDADDDPPESLLEEPTDNSPPAFQRFKDPSGRTPLLERSARSDTDMDSTRHTEPPEADPAPSGNAFVEGEIFRHDPFFAWIFLISLAGMMSTFVLVWLNTTPKKSPVGDTIYTTLQKSFNMLAVDTVVAVLVSFVWLAALRSFVRPLVTVILVAVPAIMFSFSIFSFASSFKGRTHGTSFQDVVMRWTAIVPGASCILWLWLVVKGRRAIQQAIEILQFSSKILAQNPGLLLVGFGCLALIVVWTWIWLAMFTRVFMGGYFSKSLVRFVIQFSSWWLGAAFVFMYMWTLSVINAVHRAATAATVSQWYFHRNAGPATPSKEIVMAALGHGVTTIFGSICESTLLSLLIRAPLIFLPRRLGAIITNIASFWIPTPIVALTNPLTITFAAIHSQGLATSARGLDQMEFVSPAIPTTTLTPRALRLRGQANGLLPYRLAKLLLVATRLIMATGLGFAGWVITAKQLRIQLPDGVGVRGSAYAYVVGMMASFIGYSVMGAMEGILSGIVDAVLICYGSERRMERGHGRFCLEAAYLFGERRGTGEDLGYE; from the coding sequence AAGACCCGTCGGGACGAACGCCGCTGCTGGAAAGATCGGCGAGAAGCGACACTGACATGGACAGCACGCGACATACAGAACCTCCGGAGGCTGACCCAGCTCCCTCAGGAAACGCCTTTGTCGAGGGAGAGATATTCAGACACGACCCTTTCTTCGCGTGGATATTCTTAATCAGTCTCGCCGGGATGATGTCAACCTTTGTCCTGGTGTGGCTCAATACTACTCCTAAGAAGAGCCCTGTTGGAGACACGATTTATACGACACTACAGAAATCCTTCAATATGCTTGCCGTCGATACCGTGGTGGCAGTATTAGTGTCATTTGTATGGTTGGCAGCGCTGCGGTCCTTTGTTCGGCCGCTGGTTACTGTTATCCTGGTCGCTGTGCCGGCCATTATGTTTTCATTTTCTATTTTCTCCTTTGCGTCGTCTTTCAAAGGGCGGACGCACGGGACAAGCTTTCAGGACGTCGTCATGAGATGGACCGCCATCGTCCCGGGAGCTTCGTGCATCCTATGGCTCTGGCTTGTCGTCAAGGGCCGAAGAGCGATTCAGCAGGCCATTGAAATTCTTCAATTTTCCTCCAAGATTCTGGCACAAAACCCAGGTCTCTTATTAGTCGGCTTTGGATGCCTGGCCTTGATTGTTGTCTGGACCTGGATTTGGCTGGCCATGTTTACCCGTGTCTTTATGGGTGGCTATTTCTCAAAGTCGTTGGTTCGGTTTGTGATTCAATTCTCCAGCTGGTGGCTCGGCGCCGCATTTGTCTTCATGTATATGTGGACGCTCTCTGTCATCAACGCGGTGCATCGAGCGGCGACTGCGGCGACCGTCTCCCAGTGGTACTTTCATCGCAATGCAGGCCCTGCCACGCCTTCAAAGGAAATCGTCATGGCTGCTTTGGGCCACGGCGTGACCACAATCTTTGGCAGCATTTGTGAATCAACGCTTCTGTCTCTCCTTATCAGAGCACCATTGATTTTCCTGCCCAGGAGGCTAGGTGCAATCATCACAAACATCGCTTCGTTCTGGATACCGACGCCTATTGTGGCTCTCACAAACCCTCTCACAATTACCTTTGCAGCCATTCATTCTCAAGGCCTAGCCACGTCTGCTAGAGGTCTTGATCAAATGGAATTTGTATCACCTGCAATCCCTACTACCACACTGACACCAAGGGCGTTGCGTCTACGCGGTCAGGCGAACGGCCTTTTGCCCTACCGACTGGCCAAGTTGCTCCTGGTTGCCACGCGATTGATTATGGCTACTGGGCTGGGATTTGCGGGCTGGGTGATTACCGCAAAGCAACTGCGGATCCAGCTCCCAGACGGTGTGGGCGTGCGAGGATCAGCGTATGCATACGTGGTTGGCATGATGGCCAGTTTCATTGGCTACTCGGTTATGGGCGCAATGGAGGGCATTCTTAGCGGAATTGTCGACGCGGTTCTGATATGTTATGGAAGCGAGCGACGGATGGAGAGAGGCCATGGACGATTCTGTCTCGAAGCGGCATATCTGTTTGGAGAGCGGCGAGGAACCGGCGAGGATCTCGGATATGAGTAA